The genomic interval TGACCCACGTCTTTCCCAACGGCTACAAGGCCCAGGTGGTGGCCGTCTCTCGGGAAGCGGCCGTGCGGTACAAGACCTACATCGATGCGGCCCTGACGGATGCCATCGGGGCCCTTGAAAAAGACAATCCGAACAGCATCGACCTGGAGCAGCTTAAAAAGCTGCAAACCGATGTGATCATCTCCGGCGGGCACAACGATTTGCCGCACATCAAGGCATATGCGGACAAGTCAAAACACGAAACGAGCATCAAGAGCTTCAAGCTTCCTTTTGACGGCGAAGATGAGGGCATCACCGGCGACATGGGCATTGTCATCGTGCGGGACATGCTGCTCACCGGTTTTGACGCACCGGTGGAACAGGTGATGTATCTGGACAAGGTGATCGTTGCCCACAACCTGCTCCAAGCCATCGCCCGGGTGAACCGGGTCGGCGGGGAGGCAAAAGACAAGGGATTTGTGGTCGATTACGTCGGCATCGGCCACCACTTAAAAAAGGCCATCGAAATCTCCGACGAGCGCGAGCAGAAGGACGTTCTCGATGCCTTGAGCTTTCCGGAAAAAGAGCTGAATGATTTGCGGGCCGCCCATCGGGCGATTATGGCTTTTTTTGAAAAGCATGGCCTGAGCGACCTCAACGACCATGACGCCTTTTTCGACCTTTTTTACGACGAAGGCCTGCGCTTTGAGTACCTGGTGGCATTTAAAAAATTCACCAAGAGCCTCAATCTTGTCTTTCCGGCCAAGGAAGCTCTATACTTCATGCCGGATTATCAGAAGCTGTCCGAAATCAACGTACTGGCGGAAAAACATTTCTGCGACGCGCGCCTGAGCATGAAAGGGATTCCGCCCAAGCTCAGGGGTATTACCGATACATATCTGGAATCGAAAGGGATCGACCTTAAAGTCGCCCCAATCTCGATTCTGGACCGGGATTTTGAAAGCCAGGTTGACAAACGAAAACGGACCAAAACGAAAGCCGCTGAGGTTGAGCACGCCATCCGCCACCATCTTGACGTGGACCTGGATGACGACCCCGACCTGCAAGCTTCCTTTGCCGAGGCCCTGAAGAAAATCCTGGAAGATTTTCAAAAAAATTGGCGCAAGATTTACGAGGAACTGGAAAAACTGCGACAACGCATCATCAATGCCCGCAAGGAGCCGACCTACGGCCTGCACCGCAAAAAGCAGATGCCGCTGTTTCGCATGTTCAGGCGGGAAATTTTCGGGGATGGCGGTCTGTTTTCAAGTGCTCAGCCCGGGGTTGCGGAAACCATAGCATCGTTCGGCATGACCGAGGAAGACAGGATCAGCCACCTGGTAGATTTGACGCAGAAAGCTTTTCTGGTGGTGGACCGGGAATTAAAACTCATTGGCTTCTGGGAGAGCATCCCGGCCCGCAACAAACTCAAAGCGGACCTTCAGAGA from Candidatus Desulfatibia profunda carries:
- a CDS encoding restriction endonuclease subunit R, encoding THVFPNGYKAQVVAVSREAAVRYKTYIDAALTDAIGALEKDNPNSIDLEQLKKLQTDVIISGGHNDLPHIKAYADKSKHETSIKSFKLPFDGEDEGITGDMGIVIVRDMLLTGFDAPVEQVMYLDKVIVAHNLLQAIARVNRVGGEAKDKGFVVDYVGIGHHLKKAIEISDEREQKDVLDALSFPEKELNDLRAAHRAIMAFFEKHGLSDLNDHDAFFDLFYDEGLRFEYLVAFKKFTKSLNLVFPAKEALYFMPDYQKLSEINVLAEKHFCDARLSMKGIPPKLRGITDTYLESKGIDLKVAPISILDRDFESQVDKRKRTKTKAAEVEHAIRHHLDVDLDDDPDLQASFAEALKKILEDFQKNWRKIYEELEKLRQRIINARKEPTYGLHRKKQMPLFRMFRREIFGDGGLFSSAQPGVAETIASFGMTEEDRISHLVDLTQKAFLVVDRELKLIGFWESIPARNKLKADLQRILLAPEFANLPDLIKNRAHIISRIMEIAEKNNDTILYAE